The proteins below are encoded in one region of Sulfolobus sp. A20:
- a CDS encoding zinc ribbon domain-containing protein — MHPRFSLTSCPKCGDRIGEVTYKCFRCVNCGYENDKDVL, encoded by the coding sequence ATTCACCCTAGGTTCTCCTTAACTAGTTGCCCTAAGTGCGGGGATAGGATTGGAGAGGTTACTTATAAATGTTTTCGTTGTGTTAATTGTGGTTATGAGAATGATAAAGATGTTTTATGA
- a CDS encoding dihydrolipoyl dehydrogenase: MAEFDVIILGGGGAGYTAAFELSKANMKVLLLEPKGVLGGNCLYEGCIPSKTLWYASHFIDVKKRLPFLKVEVDFEKVMEWKDTVQELRFGQHDDELKEHENVTFMKAEGRLIDTNKVKVGDKVYTSKYIVVATGAKPNVPPGFEDGITTHELLMPGTKFRKLPETLAIIGGGYIGVEMAGILAKFGVKVTLYAQRILKVVSQEVQQVLENRLRELGVEIVKERCKGVKADSGKKKVLSEKGEKYFDEVLVATGRVPETSPVEGIVPLGKKGEIDVDYSMASKIDNIYAPGDVNGRHMLFHVAVLEGWIAAQNIIEGGRPVVKIDYNAVPYAVYSDPQVAWAGMWKEDAIRAGFQVEVRRFDLSKDSRAQIDGFAEGWMDIVVEQGSQRILGAQIVGEDADLLIGELALVTGERLTTYDLARLSQPHPTQLESILTLARKITKRK, from the coding sequence ATGGCAGAATTTGACGTAATTATTCTAGGTGGAGGAGGTGCCGGGTACACTGCAGCCTTTGAGCTGTCTAAGGCTAACATGAAAGTATTATTACTTGAGCCTAAAGGAGTTCTAGGTGGGAATTGCCTCTATGAAGGATGTATCCCATCTAAAACACTGTGGTATGCCTCACATTTCATAGACGTGAAAAAGAGGCTACCATTTCTTAAAGTAGAAGTAGATTTTGAGAAGGTTATGGAATGGAAAGACACGGTTCAAGAGTTAAGGTTTGGACAACACGATGATGAGTTAAAGGAGCATGAAAATGTGACCTTTATGAAAGCTGAGGGTAGGTTAATAGACACTAACAAGGTTAAAGTTGGGGATAAGGTCTACACTAGTAAATACATAGTAGTTGCAACTGGTGCAAAACCTAATGTTCCCCCGGGTTTTGAGGATGGTATTACAACACATGAATTATTAATGCCAGGGACTAAGTTCAGAAAGTTACCAGAGACTCTAGCTATTATAGGCGGGGGTTATATAGGTGTTGAGATGGCTGGGATCCTTGCTAAGTTTGGTGTGAAAGTTACCTTGTACGCCCAGAGAATACTAAAAGTAGTCTCTCAAGAAGTTCAACAAGTGTTAGAAAATAGGCTTAGAGAACTTGGTGTTGAGATAGTCAAGGAGAGGTGTAAGGGGGTTAAAGCTGACTCTGGGAAGAAGAAGGTTTTAAGCGAGAAAGGTGAGAAATACTTTGACGAAGTTTTAGTGGCAACTGGTAGAGTTCCGGAGACAAGCCCAGTGGAGGGAATAGTACCTTTAGGTAAGAAAGGAGAGATAGATGTCGATTACAGTATGGCTTCTAAGATAGATAATATTTACGCCCCGGGTGATGTGAATGGTAGGCATATGCTATTTCACGTTGCAGTACTAGAGGGATGGATAGCAGCGCAAAACATTATAGAGGGCGGAAGACCAGTCGTTAAAATTGACTATAACGCAGTACCTTATGCAGTATATAGTGACCCACAAGTGGCGTGGGCTGGTATGTGGAAGGAAGACGCAATAAGGGCTGGATTTCAAGTCGAGGTAAGACGTTTCGACTTGTCAAAGGACTCTAGGGCACAGATAGATGGCTTTGCAGAAGGTTGGATGGATATCGTTGTAGAGCAGGGAAGTCAGAGGATTTTAGGTGCACAAATTGTAGGTGAAGACGCTGATTTGCTTATAGGAGAGCTGGCCTTAGTCACGGGTGAAAGATTAACTACTTATGACCTAGCTAGGCTTTCACAACCGCATCCAACTCAGTTAGAGAGTATTTTAACCTTAGCGAGAAAAATAACGAAGAGGAAATGA